The following proteins are co-located in the Geoanaerobacter pelophilus genome:
- a CDS encoding YkgJ family cysteine cluster protein, with the protein MEDSLANYYALVTKVDELCNRIQAEFAEQLSCHAGCASCCRHITLAWVEAMALATALHKLPPNEVEAIQLRAQYAKPNGPCPLLVDDHCVMYDFRPIICRTHGLPILTEELSDSSIDCCPLNFQGSDQVPGTAVINLDRLNILLDSVNRVFINQFFTTKPEQERLTIAEALLLEIEISGDTP; encoded by the coding sequence ATGGAAGATTCGCTGGCAAATTATTATGCCCTGGTAACAAAGGTTGACGAGCTCTGCAACCGCATACAAGCCGAGTTTGCCGAGCAACTCTCGTGTCATGCCGGCTGCGCCTCATGCTGTCGCCATATCACCCTGGCCTGGGTCGAGGCAATGGCCCTGGCAACAGCACTCCATAAACTACCACCCAATGAGGTGGAAGCGATCCAACTGCGAGCACAATATGCCAAGCCGAACGGACCATGTCCGCTGCTTGTTGACGACCACTGCGTCATGTACGACTTTCGCCCGATTATCTGCCGCACCCACGGTCTGCCGATTCTCACGGAAGAGTTGAGTGACAGCTCCATAGACTGCTGCCCCCTTAATTTTCAAGGATCGGACCAGGTGCCGGGAACAGCGGTGATTAATCTCGACCGGCTCAATATCCTGCTGGATTCGGTAAACAGGGTGTTCATCAACCAGTTCTTCACCACAAAACCAGAGCAGGAACGGCTGACCATTGCCGAAGCCCTGCTGCTGGAGATCGAGATATCCGGAGACACGCCATGA
- a CDS encoding YggS family pyridoxal phosphate-dependent enzyme: MDIGANLKHILEEMTTAAEKAGRPGSAIRLVAVSKYKPALAVTEAAAAGQAIFGENYVQELVAKAAEVTVPVEWHFIGHLQSNKARQIAGLVTMIHSVDRLSLAEEIDRQWGKIGKVCDILVQVNVSGEASKSGTTAAAALTLVKEISQLANVRVRGLMTMPPFFDDPEAARPYFRELRELAATIASEAIPGVAMTELSMGMSGDFKVAIEEGATLVRIGTAIFGDR; encoded by the coding sequence ATGGACATCGGCGCTAATCTCAAGCATATCCTCGAAGAGATGACAACAGCGGCGGAGAAGGCCGGCCGGCCAGGCTCTGCCATCAGGCTGGTGGCGGTGTCGAAATACAAGCCAGCGCTTGCTGTCACCGAAGCTGCCGCGGCCGGGCAGGCAATTTTCGGCGAAAACTATGTGCAGGAGCTTGTCGCCAAGGCAGCAGAGGTCACTGTTCCTGTTGAGTGGCACTTCATCGGCCACCTGCAAAGCAACAAGGCGCGGCAGATCGCCGGTCTGGTAACCATGATCCATTCCGTCGACCGATTGTCGCTGGCCGAGGAGATCGACCGGCAATGGGGCAAGATCGGCAAGGTCTGCGACATCCTGGTCCAGGTCAATGTCTCCGGAGAGGCGAGCAAAAGCGGCACCACCGCAGCAGCAGCCCTGACACTGGTTAAGGAGATTTCGCAGCTGGCCAACGTTCGCGTGCGTGGCCTCATGACCATGCCCCCCTTCTTCGACGACCCGGAAGCTGCCCGGCCGTATTTCCGCGAGCTGCGGGAACTGGCGGCAACCATTGCCAGTGAGGCCATCCCGGGGGTAGCGATGACAGAGCTCTCCATGGGGATGTCCGGCGACTTTAAAGTAGCCATTGAAGAGGGCGCAACGCTGGTAAGAATCGGTACGGCAATATTTGGAGACAGGTGA
- a CDS encoding Maf family nucleotide pyrophosphatase, giving the protein MTGSRIILASASPRRSELLESAGIRFQVVPGHIDETPLPQEAPVDHVLRLAAEKAREVARREAGDFFIGADTIVLCDGEIMGKPCDRNDADRMLRKLSGVGHSVITGYAVYSATGDVCCSQSVETRVYFKALTDKEISDYIATGCPMDKAGAYAIQGGAAHMVRRIEGSYTNVVGLPLCEVIDTLRDMGAI; this is encoded by the coding sequence ATGACGGGCAGTAGGATCATCCTGGCCTCAGCCTCGCCGCGCCGTTCCGAGCTTCTGGAATCGGCAGGCATCCGCTTCCAGGTGGTTCCTGGCCATATCGACGAGACCCCATTGCCGCAGGAAGCGCCGGTTGACCATGTGCTGCGGCTGGCCGCGGAAAAGGCCCGGGAAGTGGCCCGGCGTGAAGCAGGCGATTTTTTCATCGGCGCGGACACCATCGTCTTGTGCGATGGCGAGATCATGGGTAAACCATGCGACAGGAACGACGCCGACCGGATGCTCAGGAAGCTCTCCGGAGTCGGTCATTCCGTCATCACCGGCTATGCGGTCTACTCCGCCACTGGTGACGTCTGCTGCTCCCAGTCAGTGGAAACCAGGGTTTATTTCAAAGCTCTTACCGACAAAGAGATCAGCGACTATATCGCCACCGGCTGCCCCATGGACAAGGCCGGCGCCTACGCGATCCAGGGAGGAGCCGCCCATATGGTTCGGCGGATTGAGGGGTCTTACACCAATGTTGTCGGACTGCCGCTCTGTGAAGTCATTGACACACTGCGAGACATGGGAGCCATCTGA
- the trmFO gene encoding methylenetetrahydrofolate--tRNA-(uracil(54)-C(5))-methyltransferase (FADH(2)-oxidizing) TrmFO, whose protein sequence is MSETLTIIGAGLAGCEAAWQAANRGVAVTLHEMKPARMSPAHHSPDLAELVCSNSLRGASLENAVGLLKEELRRLGSLFMAAADATQVPAGGALAVDRDQFAAFITERIANHPNITLVRNEATGIPKEGVVIIASGPLTSDSLAESLRAVTGDSLYFYDAIAPIVETPSLDMSRLFKASRYGKGDGDDYLNIPLDQELYTAFVAALIAGEKVPYRDFEKGVHFEGCMPIEELAARGIDTLRFGPMKPVGLVNPATGKEPHAVIQLRMENREASMYNLVGFQTKLTWPEQRRIFRMLPGLENAEFARLGSMHRNTFINSPQLLTPSQQLKADARIIFAGQITGVEGYVESAGSGFMAGLHAAMLISGRPVTLPPQTTALGALVHHITNADVRHFQPMNVNYGLFPALPGKIKKKDRRGLLAERALADLEPWQHQLA, encoded by the coding sequence ATGTCTGAAACACTCACCATCATCGGCGCTGGCCTGGCCGGCTGCGAGGCGGCCTGGCAAGCGGCAAACCGTGGCGTAGCAGTCACGCTGCACGAGATGAAACCGGCCAGAATGTCGCCGGCACACCACTCACCAGACCTGGCGGAACTGGTCTGCTCCAACTCCCTGCGCGGCGCATCCCTGGAAAATGCCGTCGGCCTGCTCAAGGAAGAACTGCGCCGTCTCGGCTCCCTGTTCATGGCTGCTGCAGACGCCACCCAGGTCCCGGCAGGCGGGGCGCTGGCTGTCGATCGCGACCAGTTCGCCGCCTTTATCACCGAACGGATTGCAAACCACCCCAATATCACCCTGGTCCGCAACGAAGCGACCGGCATCCCCAAAGAGGGGGTGGTCATCATCGCCTCGGGCCCGCTTACCAGCGATTCCCTGGCGGAATCGCTTCGGGCTGTTACCGGCGACTCCCTCTATTTCTACGATGCCATCGCGCCGATCGTCGAGACCCCGTCACTGGACATGTCCCGGCTGTTCAAGGCATCCCGTTACGGCAAGGGGGATGGCGACGACTACCTGAACATCCCGCTCGACCAAGAGCTGTACACAGCATTCGTCGCAGCGCTGATTGCCGGAGAGAAAGTCCCGTACCGGGATTTCGAGAAGGGGGTGCATTTCGAGGGGTGCATGCCGATCGAAGAGCTGGCAGCCCGCGGGATCGACACCCTCCGCTTCGGCCCGATGAAACCGGTAGGCCTGGTAAACCCTGCTACCGGCAAGGAACCGCATGCCGTTATCCAGCTGCGTATGGAGAACCGCGAGGCGAGCATGTACAACCTGGTCGGGTTCCAGACCAAACTGACCTGGCCGGAGCAACGGCGCATCTTCCGGATGCTGCCAGGCCTGGAAAACGCCGAATTTGCCCGGCTCGGCTCCATGCACCGCAACACCTTCATCAACTCGCCCCAGTTGCTCACCCCGTCGCAGCAGCTCAAAGCCGATGCGCGAATCATCTTTGCCGGCCAGATCACCGGGGTCGAGGGGTATGTCGAGTCGGCCGGGAGCGGCTTCATGGCCGGACTTCATGCCGCCATGCTGATATCCGGACGCCCAGTGACATTACCACCCCAGACAACCGCACTCGGCGCACTGGTCCACCATATAACCAATGCCGATGTCAGACATTTCCAGCCGATGAACGTCAATTACGGGCTGTTTCCGGCGCTACCGGGCAAAATCAAGAAAAAGGACCGTCGCGGATTACTTGCCGAGCGGGCACTGGCAGACCTGGAACCCTGGCAGCACCAGCTGGCCTGA
- the topA gene encoding type I DNA topoisomerase, giving the protein MSRNLVIVESPAKAKTIEKFLGPDYKVLASFGHVRALPSKQGSVDLEKDFEPKYAVLPESKKHIDAIKKELKGAEALLLATDPDREGEAISWHLLAALGIDEKKSPIEIRRVVFHEITKNAIVDAVQNPRTIAHDLVDAQQARSVLDYLVGFTLSPFLWKKIRYGLSAGRVQSVALRLICEREREIQAFKTQEYWSIAADLVKQEGQKLSAALFEVAGKKLGKFDIPDQATADALVTDLQNCSYQVDKVTKSERKRTPAPPFTTSTLQQEASRKLGFSAKKTMSTAQKLYEGIDIGSGAVGLITYMRTDSVVLSTQALEETHQVITSLYGKEYALAKPRFFKNKAKNAQEAHEAIRPTYVDKTPAELKKILSSDQFKLYELIWKRTVACQMAEALLDQTSVDIAAGDKFKLRATGTVIRFPGFMKLYIEGIDDETEEKEGLLPPLNEGEALNLKGLKPEQHFTQPPPRYTEATLVKTLEEYGIGRPSTYASIMNTLLERKYARLETKRFFPEDVGMVVSDLLTQHFTQYVDYNFTARLEEELDQVSRGEKQWKPVMRDFWGPFSSLLKQKEGEVNKSDVTTEALDEKCPECGELLAVKLGRRGKFIACTGYKDGCRYTRNIESGEPTEKVEPEISEEKCEKCGQPMLIKDGRYGKYLACSGYPACKNIQPLVKPKGTGVICPECNKGELTEKKSRYGKMFYSCNKYPECKFALWDPPQPGPCPKCGFPLLVKKVYKREGEFLKCPKEGCDYKLGGKEPKEK; this is encoded by the coding sequence ATGTCTCGAAACCTCGTTATAGTTGAATCACCGGCAAAGGCCAAGACCATCGAAAAGTTTCTGGGGCCTGATTACAAGGTCCTCGCCTCATTCGGCCATGTGCGGGCACTCCCCAGCAAGCAGGGTTCGGTGGATCTCGAAAAGGATTTCGAGCCGAAGTACGCAGTTCTCCCTGAGAGCAAGAAACATATCGATGCCATCAAAAAAGAGCTGAAGGGCGCTGAAGCCCTGCTCCTGGCAACTGACCCCGACCGTGAAGGGGAGGCGATATCCTGGCACCTGCTGGCAGCACTCGGCATTGATGAAAAGAAATCGCCGATCGAGATCCGGCGGGTCGTTTTCCACGAGATCACCAAAAACGCCATCGTCGATGCGGTGCAGAACCCGCGCACCATAGCGCACGACCTTGTCGACGCCCAGCAGGCCAGATCGGTCCTCGACTACCTTGTCGGCTTTACCCTCTCGCCGTTCCTCTGGAAGAAGATCAGGTACGGGCTCTCGGCAGGCAGGGTCCAGTCGGTCGCCCTGCGGCTCATCTGCGAGCGCGAGCGTGAGATCCAGGCGTTTAAGACCCAGGAATACTGGTCCATCGCGGCTGACCTGGTAAAGCAGGAAGGGCAGAAACTGTCTGCAGCGCTGTTCGAGGTTGCCGGTAAAAAGCTCGGCAAATTCGACATCCCTGACCAAGCAACCGCCGACGCCCTGGTAACTGACCTGCAAAACTGCAGCTACCAGGTGGACAAGGTCACCAAGAGCGAACGGAAACGCACGCCGGCGCCGCCATTCACCACCTCGACCCTGCAGCAGGAGGCCTCCAGGAAACTCGGGTTCTCTGCCAAGAAGACCATGTCAACGGCCCAGAAGCTCTACGAGGGAATCGATATCGGCAGCGGCGCTGTCGGCCTCATCACCTATATGCGTACCGACAGTGTTGTCCTGTCCACCCAGGCGTTGGAGGAGACACATCAGGTCATCACCAGCCTCTACGGCAAGGAGTATGCGCTTGCCAAGCCCCGTTTCTTCAAGAACAAGGCGAAAAACGCCCAGGAAGCGCACGAAGCGATCCGCCCCACTTACGTTGACAAGACCCCGGCTGAGCTGAAGAAAATCCTCTCTTCCGACCAGTTCAAGCTTTATGAGCTGATCTGGAAGCGAACCGTTGCCTGCCAGATGGCAGAGGCGCTGCTTGACCAGACCTCGGTTGACATTGCGGCCGGCGACAAGTTCAAGCTCCGGGCAACCGGTACTGTCATCCGTTTCCCGGGATTCATGAAGCTGTACATTGAGGGGATCGATGACGAGACCGAAGAGAAAGAAGGGCTGCTTCCGCCGCTCAACGAAGGGGAAGCCCTGAACCTCAAGGGTCTCAAGCCTGAACAGCATTTCACCCAGCCTCCGCCCCGCTACACTGAGGCGACGCTGGTCAAGACCCTGGAAGAGTACGGTATCGGCCGGCCATCCACCTATGCCAGCATCATGAATACCCTGCTTGAGCGCAAATACGCCCGGCTGGAGACCAAGCGCTTCTTCCCGGAAGATGTCGGGATGGTGGTCAGCGACCTGTTGACCCAGCATTTCACCCAGTACGTTGACTACAACTTTACCGCCCGGCTCGAAGAGGAACTGGACCAGGTTTCACGCGGGGAAAAACAGTGGAAGCCGGTGATGCGCGACTTCTGGGGCCCCTTTTCCTCTCTGCTCAAGCAGAAAGAGGGAGAGGTCAACAAATCGGATGTCACCACCGAGGCCTTGGATGAAAAGTGCCCGGAATGCGGGGAACTGCTGGCGGTCAAGCTCGGCCGGCGCGGCAAGTTCATCGCCTGCACCGGTTACAAGGATGGCTGCCGCTACACCAGGAACATAGAATCCGGGGAGCCGACCGAAAAAGTCGAACCTGAGATTTCCGAGGAAAAATGCGAGAAGTGCGGCCAGCCGATGCTGATCAAGGACGGCCGTTACGGCAAGTACCTTGCCTGCTCCGGTTATCCGGCCTGCAAGAACATCCAGCCGCTGGTAAAGCCCAAAGGGACCGGGGTTATCTGCCCGGAATGCAACAAGGGGGAGCTGACGGAAAAGAAGTCGCGCTACGGCAAGATGTTCTACTCCTGCAACAAATACCCGGAATGCAAGTTCGCCCTGTGGGACCCGCCCCAGCCCGGCCCCTGCCCAAAATGCGGTTTCCCGCTGCTGGTGAAAAAGGTCTACAAGCGCGAGGGTGAATTCCTCAAATGCCCCAAAGAGGGGTGCGATTACAAGCTCGGCGGCAAAGAGCCGAAAGAAAAATAA
- the dprA gene encoding DNA-processing protein DprA produces MTDYFYWFALKSVPLVGNVTFRRLVAHFGSPKMVLESSAATLTASKTVSRAVAQAITSHNYRSFAEKEAAAVEKLGIKLITFQSELYPPLLLEIPDPPPYLYLKGSLEQCEPAIAIVGSRSATSYGLQAANRLATELAEQGVTVVSGMARGIDTAAHKGALAGGGKSIGVLGCGIDVVYPAENRRLFDEMAESGALVSEFPLGTGPLANNFPRRNRIISGLSVGVLVVEAAARSGSLITAQFALEQGRDVFAIPGSITSGASRGTNSLIKQGAKLVETVSDILEELPSARGRQQIPFQPKPVLLPGEEAILSTLGEGPAHIDEIARKAGLTVQELSVILLRLELRGIVIQLPGKLFSRS; encoded by the coding sequence ATGACTGATTACTTTTACTGGTTTGCCCTGAAAAGCGTCCCGCTGGTCGGCAATGTCACTTTTCGCCGACTGGTGGCGCATTTCGGTTCGCCGAAAATGGTACTGGAGAGCTCGGCGGCAACACTTACGGCCAGCAAAACCGTCTCTCGGGCAGTCGCGCAAGCAATTACCTCTCACAACTACCGCTCCTTTGCCGAAAAGGAAGCGGCGGCGGTCGAAAAGCTGGGAATCAAGCTTATAACCTTCCAGTCTGAGCTCTATCCGCCACTGCTTCTTGAGATTCCGGACCCTCCCCCGTACCTCTACCTCAAGGGGAGCCTGGAGCAGTGCGAACCGGCAATTGCCATCGTCGGATCAAGGAGCGCAACTAGCTACGGGTTGCAAGCGGCGAACCGGCTGGCCACAGAACTGGCGGAACAGGGCGTGACCGTTGTCTCCGGCATGGCCAGGGGGATCGATACGGCTGCCCACAAGGGCGCCCTGGCCGGAGGCGGCAAAAGCATCGGCGTACTCGGCTGCGGCATCGACGTTGTCTATCCGGCTGAAAATCGCCGCCTTTTTGATGAAATGGCCGAGTCCGGCGCTCTGGTCTCTGAATTCCCACTGGGAACCGGTCCGTTGGCCAACAACTTCCCCAGGAGAAACCGGATCATCAGCGGGCTTTCCGTTGGAGTACTCGTAGTGGAAGCAGCAGCGCGGAGCGGCTCACTGATAACCGCCCAGTTTGCCTTGGAGCAGGGGCGCGATGTCTTCGCCATCCCGGGATCGATAACCTCCGGTGCGAGTCGCGGCACAAACAGCCTGATCAAGCAGGGAGCCAAACTGGTCGAAACGGTCTCCGACATCCTGGAAGAACTCCCCTCAGCAAGAGGCCGCCAGCAGATCCCGTTTCAACCAAAACCCGTGCTCCTGCCGGGAGAAGAAGCAATCCTTTCGACTCTCGGCGAAGGCCCGGCCCATATCGATGAAATTGCGAGGAAAGCCGGGTTGACAGTACAGGAGCTTTCCGTTATTTTACTCCGCCTGGAGTTAAGGGGTATCGTCATCCAGCTTCCAGGCAAACTGTTTTCCCGTTCCTGA
- a CDS encoding LysM peptidoglycan-binding domain-containing protein produces MKKTILTMLAAALLYAIPAIAVDEEPQTYLIQQGDTLWGLSEKFMKDPHYWPDLWVKSPGVGNPHVIFPGQKIIFRNGKLEIEQAPVSNTAPPVQAPASTKAPEPVKEVVFSVTGGEGFIEESEQKPFGTIISTYQNRQLSGEDDIVYTNLGRTRGGKIGDRYSIYRKSSAISHPVTNMIAGHKVIPLGTLQIAELEDTVSKAIITKSYQEIGPGAQLTPYKEKKKVVALKASDRDLTGYIIETKTGNKAIATGDVAYLDLGEAHGLKTGNMVYVVRDVLPDPKFIDLQVGKLPPEVIGALVIVETNKTTSTALVVKSIDTIYRSDRVEMLKGR; encoded by the coding sequence ATGAAAAAAACCATACTGACCATGCTAGCTGCGGCTTTATTGTATGCCATTCCGGCAATTGCCGTTGATGAAGAGCCACAGACCTACCTGATCCAGCAGGGAGATACTCTCTGGGGGCTGTCGGAAAAGTTCATGAAGGATCCGCATTACTGGCCGGATCTCTGGGTAAAAAGTCCCGGGGTCGGTAATCCGCATGTCATCTTCCCCGGCCAGAAAATCATCTTCAGAAACGGCAAGCTAGAGATTGAACAGGCCCCGGTTAGCAACACTGCCCCGCCCGTCCAGGCTCCGGCCTCGACAAAAGCCCCGGAGCCGGTCAAAGAAGTAGTATTCTCCGTAACCGGCGGAGAAGGTTTTATCGAAGAAAGCGAGCAGAAGCCTTTCGGCACGATCATCTCAACCTATCAGAACCGGCAACTGTCCGGCGAAGACGATATCGTCTATACCAATCTCGGCAGGACCAGAGGGGGCAAGATCGGTGACCGCTACTCGATCTACCGCAAGTCGAGCGCCATCAGCCACCCTGTCACCAACATGATTGCGGGGCACAAGGTAATTCCGTTGGGAACCCTGCAGATCGCCGAACTTGAAGATACTGTCTCCAAGGCGATTATCACCAAATCATACCAGGAGATCGGCCCAGGGGCCCAACTGACACCATACAAAGAAAAGAAAAAGGTGGTAGCGCTCAAGGCGTCGGACCGGGACCTGACCGGCTATATCATAGAAACCAAGACCGGCAACAAGGCGATTGCCACCGGTGACGTGGCCTACCTCGACCTGGGGGAGGCCCATGGCCTTAAGACCGGCAACATGGTCTATGTCGTCAGGGATGTGCTGCCGGATCCGAAGTTCATAGACTTACAGGTCGGGAAGCTGCCACCTGAGGTCATTGGTGCCCTGGTGATAGTAGAAACCAACAAAACCACGTCAACTGCGCTAGTGGTCAAAAGCATTGATACCATTTACCGTTCTGACCGGGTAGAAATGCTCAAAGGCCGGTGA
- the ybgF gene encoding tol-pal system protein YbgF, with protein MRIQESLGVILAMTLLSGCSSMDVLTKKQMETEGRLEQILQANAAQRTQLADLSKELQGLSQKVADHEAFFASQRAEIEAVKSQLAAKQKIAPNTEAAATIEVVSAEPAKSDTESQQQEAYMKAFGIFSANRYSEAISAFTTFIAAYPNSEYAANAQYWIGECHYSQKEYQKALAAFNAVLTNYPKGKKAPDAMLKVAFSQLSLNDTAAAKGTMRQLIETYPKSPAAAKAKERLNRP; from the coding sequence ATGCGTATACAGGAAAGCTTGGGCGTCATTCTGGCAATGACCCTTCTGAGCGGCTGCAGTTCAATGGATGTGCTGACCAAGAAACAGATGGAAACCGAGGGGAGACTGGAGCAGATTCTCCAGGCCAACGCTGCCCAAAGAACGCAACTAGCCGATCTTTCCAAGGAACTACAGGGCCTTTCCCAAAAAGTTGCGGACCATGAAGCCTTCTTCGCTTCACAGCGAGCTGAAATTGAGGCGGTCAAAAGTCAGCTGGCTGCCAAGCAGAAAATCGCCCCAAATACCGAGGCAGCAGCCACCATTGAGGTGGTCAGTGCCGAACCGGCAAAGAGCGACACCGAATCACAGCAGCAGGAAGCCTACATGAAGGCCTTTGGCATCTTCAGCGCCAACAGGTACTCAGAAGCGATCAGCGCCTTTACGACCTTCATCGCTGCCTATCCAAACAGCGAATATGCTGCTAATGCCCAATACTGGATCGGCGAGTGCCACTATTCACAAAAAGAGTACCAAAAGGCGCTGGCCGCCTTCAATGCCGTACTGACTAACTATCCCAAGGGGAAGAAGGCTCCCGATGCCATGCTGAAGGTGGCGTTCTCCCAGTTGAGCCTTAACGACACGGCTGCGGCAAAAGGAACCATGCGGCAACTGATTGAAACCTACCCCAAAAGTCCGGCAGCTGCCAAGGCCAAAGAGAGACTCAATCGTCCGTAA
- a CDS encoding peptidase U32 family protein yields MKIPELLAPAGNMEKLQIAIHYGADAVYLGGKSFGLRNLAANFDRQELDAAVAYAHDRGVKVYLTLNAYPANSDLSALQAYLGEIAPVPFDAYIVADPGVIDLVRELSPDMELHLSTQANTVNWRSALFWQKQGIKRVNLAREMSLADISETASRVDLELEAFVHGAMCISYSGRCLLSSVMSGRNANKGECSHPCRWGYSLVEETRPGEYFPVLEDETGTFIFNSKDLCLIEHLPELAASGVSSLKIEGRMKGINYVGAVIRVYREALDRLAAEGDGYRFRPEWLEELCKISHRGYTTGFAFGAPLDVGQEYEASYIRSHEFVGVVEAVEADGTAIVAVRNQIKSGDSLEWLGRGMRLGLIPQVELLNEKSVSLEVANPNSRIRLKPSFPVEQFDLLRKTR; encoded by the coding sequence ATGAAGATACCGGAACTGCTGGCTCCTGCCGGCAATATGGAAAAATTACAGATTGCGATTCACTATGGTGCCGATGCCGTGTACCTGGGTGGGAAATCCTTCGGCCTCAGGAACCTCGCCGCCAACTTCGATCGCCAGGAGCTTGATGCTGCGGTAGCCTATGCCCATGACCGAGGGGTCAAGGTTTATCTGACCCTGAACGCCTACCCGGCAAACAGCGATCTCTCTGCTCTTCAGGCCTACCTGGGAGAGATTGCCCCTGTCCCCTTCGATGCCTATATTGTTGCCGATCCCGGGGTGATTGATCTGGTCAGGGAGCTGTCCCCGGACATGGAGCTGCACCTGTCCACCCAAGCCAATACGGTAAACTGGCGCAGCGCTCTTTTCTGGCAGAAGCAGGGGATCAAGAGGGTTAATCTTGCCCGCGAAATGTCGCTTGCTGATATCAGCGAGACCGCCAGCCGGGTTGACCTGGAGCTGGAGGCCTTTGTTCACGGGGCAATGTGCATCTCCTACTCCGGCCGCTGTCTGCTGTCTAGCGTCATGTCGGGTCGCAATGCCAATAAGGGCGAATGCTCTCATCCATGCCGCTGGGGGTATTCCCTGGTGGAGGAAACCAGGCCTGGTGAGTATTTCCCGGTGCTTGAGGATGAGACCGGCACCTTTATCTTCAATTCGAAGGATCTGTGCCTGATTGAGCACCTGCCGGAACTGGCTGCCTCCGGGGTATCGTCCCTCAAGATTGAAGGGCGGATGAAAGGGATCAATTACGTTGGCGCCGTTATCCGTGTCTATCGCGAGGCGCTGGACCGGCTGGCTGCCGAGGGGGATGGCTACCGGTTTCGCCCCGAATGGCTGGAGGAGCTGTGCAAGATCAGCCACCGCGGCTATACCACCGGCTTTGCCTTTGGCGCCCCACTGGATGTGGGACAGGAATATGAGGCCAGTTACATCCGGAGCCACGAGTTTGTCGGCGTGGTCGAAGCGGTAGAGGCAGATGGTACGGCGATTGTTGCCGTTCGCAACCAGATCAAGTCCGGGGACTCACTGGAATGGCTTGGCCGAGGCATGCGGCTTGGGCTAATACCGCAGGTCGAACTGCTGAATGAAAAATCAGTTTCCCTGGAAGTGGCCAATCCCAACAGCAGGATCCGGTTGAAACCCTCGTTCCCGGTGGAGCAGTTTGACCTGCTGAGGAAGACGAGATGA
- a CDS encoding lysophospholipid acyltransferase family protein — translation MTFRDLKWAAGTSAVMLLTFPFALLPLRSATRLGSKLGAVLYQVLRAWRSLGLENMERMLPWLQLQPGWSPVYHTPARLAWELFENMGRLVAEISRLYHGLDRDLIATVEFRGLEHFEKASARGKGVLFITAHCGNWELMALSFGAKFKPVAVVAKPMKKQYIDKFLEKMRYRHGNSVIYRDHAVREILTLLKANGIVGILVDQVAPPPHGVIANFLGRPAWTTMMPVRVAMKSQAALVPIFIHHEGERNIVTIHPEMELGVVGDEAERIQRDTDRLNRYIEQQIISFPAQWNWFYRRWKGTDAIAPNGAEIN, via the coding sequence ATGACCTTTCGCGATCTGAAGTGGGCGGCAGGCACTTCGGCGGTTATGCTTCTAACATTTCCCTTTGCGCTATTGCCACTCAGGAGTGCCACCAGGCTTGGCAGCAAACTCGGGGCCGTTCTCTATCAAGTCCTGAGGGCCTGGCGCTCGCTTGGCTTGGAGAATATGGAGCGGATGCTCCCCTGGTTGCAGCTCCAGCCGGGGTGGAGCCCTGTTTACCATACGCCTGCACGGCTGGCCTGGGAGCTGTTCGAGAACATGGGACGGCTGGTTGCCGAGATCAGCCGGCTGTACCATGGCCTTGACCGTGATCTCATCGCCACGGTTGAATTCCGGGGGCTGGAGCATTTTGAGAAGGCATCGGCCCGTGGCAAGGGGGTACTGTTCATAACCGCCCACTGCGGTAATTGGGAGCTGATGGCGCTCTCTTTCGGAGCAAAATTCAAACCGGTGGCAGTAGTCGCCAAACCGATGAAGAAGCAGTATATCGACAAGTTCCTGGAAAAGATGCGTTATCGCCACGGCAACAGCGTTATTTACCGCGACCATGCCGTACGCGAGATCCTGACCCTCTTGAAGGCAAACGGGATTGTCGGCATCCTGGTGGACCAGGTGGCGCCGCCGCCGCATGGCGTTATCGCCAATTTCCTCGGCCGGCCGGCCTGGACGACGATGATGCCGGTCAGGGTGGCGATGAAGTCGCAGGCAGCCCTGGTGCCGATATTTATCCATCATGAAGGGGAGCGGAACATCGTCACCATCCACCCGGAAATGGAGCTTGGGGTGGTCGGGGATGAGGCGGAGCGGATTCAGCGTGATACTGACCGCTTGAACCGCTACATCGAACAGCAGATCATCAGTTTCCCGGCCCAGTGGAACTGGTTTTATCGCAGGTGGAAGGGCACTGACGCAATTGCGCCGAATGGGGCAGAGATCAACTAA